The following are encoded in a window of Prochlorococcus marinus str. MIT 1013 genomic DNA:
- a CDS encoding pentapeptide repeat-containing protein, which yields MFKGLLFFVSSFLFFFYSLPAYSALDYGKQTLIGADFSNTDLKGATFYLSDLQDADFSGSDLQGASFFDAKLENANLSNTNMRDVTMDAAILNGANLSNSILEGAFAYNAKFENVIIKGADFTDVLIANDVKKKLCIIADGINSVTNKKTSETLECY from the coding sequence ATGTTTAAAGGTCTTCTTTTTTTTGTAAGCTCGTTTCTGTTTTTCTTTTATTCGCTTCCAGCTTATTCAGCCTTGGACTATGGAAAGCAAACCTTGATAGGCGCTGATTTCTCTAATACCGATTTGAAAGGTGCGACTTTCTATTTAAGTGATCTCCAAGATGCTGATTTTTCAGGTAGTGATCTTCAAGGAGCTAGTTTTTTTGATGCAAAGCTTGAAAACGCTAACCTAAGTAATACAAATATGAGAGATGTAACAATGGATGCGGCCATACTTAACGGTGCTAACCTTTCAAATAGCATATTAGAAGGCGCTTTTGCTTATAATGCTAAATTTGAAAACGTTATTATTAAAGGTGCCGATTTTACTGATGTATTAATCGCAAATGATGTTAAAAAAAAGCTATGTATTATTGCCGATGGAATAAATAGTGTCACTAATAAAAAAACAAGTGAGACATTAGAATGTTATTGA
- a CDS encoding RNA recognition motif-containing protein, with amino-acid sequence MTTTNKPLKLRGTSTNDALIDQLRACQNPDEILKFEKWFNSNIESEKLYKRICELLKNRSISRALGSKWLLTLIEDRENTINKLSVQ; translated from the coding sequence ATGACTACGACTAATAAACCATTAAAGCTAAGAGGAACAAGTACTAATGATGCACTTATTGATCAACTGAGAGCTTGTCAAAACCCAGATGAAATTCTCAAATTCGAGAAATGGTTCAATTCCAATATTGAATCTGAAAAACTTTATAAAAGAATTTGTGAACTATTAAAAAACAGAAGTATTTCCAGAGCCTTAGGATCTAAGTGGCTGCTAACACTTATTGAAGACAGAGAAAATACTATAAATAAGTTATCTGTTCAATAA